A genomic segment from Bacteroidales bacterium encodes:
- a CDS encoding GNAT family N-acetyltransferase, producing MIKGKLVGLRAVEREDLVILRDWRNIPEFRKNFREARELNMANQEKWFERYCVNNPNDFMFIIQKLEDNTPIGAAGLLYINWVIRSADFSFYIGENASYIDDGGYAEDAARLLISYGFKTLNLHKIWMELYEFDMTKLTFFQDKFNFQIDGKLRDNCFEEGKYWDSFIISSVNIK from the coding sequence ATGATAAAAGGCAAACTTGTTGGTTTAAGGGCTGTTGAACGCGAAGATTTAGTTATATTGCGTGATTGGAGAAATATCCCTGAATTTCGTAAGAATTTTCGAGAAGCCCGGGAATTAAATATGGCAAATCAGGAAAAATGGTTTGAAAGATATTGTGTTAATAACCCTAACGATTTCATGTTTATTATTCAAAAATTAGAGGATAATACGCCAATTGGAGCAGCAGGACTATTATATATTAACTGGGTTATTCGATCTGCTGATTTTTCTTTTTATATTGGTGAAAACGCTTCATATATTGACGATGGTGGTTATGCGGAAGATGCTGCAAGATTGTTAATAAGCTACGGTTTTAAAACCCTTAATTTACATAAAATATGGATGGAACTCTATGAATTTGATATGACGAAATTGACTTTCTTTCAAGACAAATTTAATTTTCAAATAGATGGAAAACTAAGGGATAATTGCTTTGAGGAAGGAAAATATTGGGATAGTTTTATTATTTCAAGCGTAAATATAAAATAG
- a CDS encoding oligosaccharide flippase family protein, with translation MKRKIKNTIGKDFYDFLNHGKNYVTAGLFNQSLSIITVPIFTRLLVPSDYGILAILTSFVAIFSIIFGLGIEGSVTRYYFEKTNDFNQFLGSTISLLIVWGVSLSFILFFLDDLLLSFFQVPVNIIYIGIVIIFFKAYFRLYTSYLKVSKQSKKVATLTIIQRIVSIIISVVLILQLQNDKYYGRAFAMMIIAGGMGIYSLYHLKKLLKVTFKKKYLKYSLVFSLPIVLHFLSQYILGSFDLVIINQIVGKAETGLYSLAYSIGMIQSMVSMGLLRAWTPEFYEKLNSRNYNGINSIASKFARIVYVFAFLLILFSREMIIVLADKKYYVALDIVPIVIISYVFFFLYTMYVNFAFYHKKTYLIAIITIVAGGINIGLNYWLIPLYGYKVAAWTTLVSYACLFVLHYFNVRFIIKPEWITKLKVLLPNFFIMIGFVLLYTFVNVKMQNIYLLFVMKVLLLLGLLVIYFGRDIKHKFSPRV, from the coding sequence ATGAAAAGAAAGATCAAGAATACGATCGGAAAAGATTTTTATGATTTTTTAAATCATGGAAAAAATTATGTAACCGCTGGGCTATTCAATCAAAGTCTTTCTATTATTACAGTTCCTATTTTTACAAGGTTGCTTGTGCCTTCTGATTATGGTATTTTAGCTATATTAACATCTTTTGTAGCAATTTTTAGTATTATATTTGGACTGGGTATCGAGGGTTCTGTTACGCGATATTATTTTGAAAAGACCAATGATTTTAACCAATTTCTGGGCTCAACTATTTCTTTATTAATTGTTTGGGGGGTAAGTCTTAGTTTTATTTTATTTTTCCTGGACGATCTGTTACTTAGTTTTTTTCAAGTTCCGGTCAATATCATTTATATAGGAATTGTTATTATTTTTTTTAAGGCCTATTTTAGATTATATACATCATATTTAAAAGTTTCAAAACAGAGTAAAAAAGTAGCTACATTAACAATTATCCAAAGAATTGTAAGTATTATAATATCAGTAGTTTTGATTCTTCAACTGCAAAATGATAAATATTATGGTAGAGCTTTTGCTATGATGATTATTGCTGGCGGAATGGGTATTTATAGTCTTTATCATCTAAAAAAATTGCTAAAAGTTACCTTCAAAAAAAAATATCTTAAGTATTCATTAGTATTTAGTTTGCCGATAGTATTACATTTTTTATCTCAATATATATTAGGATCTTTTGATCTGGTAATCATTAATCAAATTGTAGGTAAAGCTGAAACCGGACTTTATTCATTAGCGTATAGTATTGGAATGATTCAAAGCATGGTATCAATGGGATTGCTTAGGGCTTGGACGCCTGAGTTTTATGAAAAATTGAATTCAAGGAATTATAATGGGATTAATAGTATTGCATCTAAGTTTGCCAGAATAGTATATGTATTTGCTTTTTTACTTATTCTTTTTTCCAGGGAAATGATAATAGTTTTAGCAGATAAAAAATACTATGTTGCCTTGGATATCGTACCTATTGTGATAATATCTTATGTGTTTTTCTTTTTATATACAATGTATGTTAATTTTGCCTTTTATCATAAAAAGACATATTTGATAGCCATTATTACCATTGTTGCTGGTGGAATCAATATCGGGTTGAATTATTGGCTTATACCATTATATGGCTATAAGGTTGCCGCCTGGACGACACTTGTATCTTATGCTTGTCTGTTTGTGCTTCATTATTTTAATGTCCGATTCATTATTAAACCCGAATGGATAACTAAATTGAAAGTGCTTCTGCCAAACTTTTTTATTATGATTGGGTTTGTTTTGCTTTATACCTTTGTTAATGTTAAAATGCAGAACATCTATCTTTTATTTGTTATGAAAGTGTTGTTATTATTGGGATTATTGGTTATCTATTTTGGTCGGGATATCAAACATAAGTTTTCACCAAGGGTTTAA